Proteins from a genomic interval of Colias croceus chromosome 2, ilColCroc2.1:
- the LOC123705737 gene encoding uncharacterized protein LOC123705737, with product MPCEHRVQEMSERQLLNQSCLKEGSMSVTMSKQTLSQHWKEFVCGGGSAFCNILISYPLNKLIFRQMMHGVEATFALNQLQKEGLGYLYRGMLPPLLQRSLSMSLMFGVYDECLEPLLDKQINPYLSKTIAGVVAGCFEATLMPFERLQTLLIHPKYHSQFKNTAHAASHISNFHGIKEFYRGLTPILLRNGPSNALFFIIRDEIKIRMPKQESIFYDSLQNFIAGASIGAFLSTLFYPLNVIKIGMQCELGGPHRTIIYEFNYILRKRGSKFGNFYHGALLNITQSQRPKFRDDYRYEKAFDAFYKLHTEAVDWYQARIRCEAEGSQLIVPDSLDEADSIPLLIAPILTRYEGVYVGMHDLYSERSFVTITGSSLQDTILDLLWELKQPVYNGGRCVAMRRNGRLFVHPCSDHLPFACKIRAANVTYYQECDTYDSRWKLGPNNTCYITHIEPQTWYEAYSTCLSAGGHLTILDSKEEAEYIRDTFKQVDQHKTPGDLAFLGFSDLFQRYHYRTVLGETLNEKQVDWDFKCPGNFTKLEDRCGGVRRSGLLSTNNCLLPSMFFCEKPANGSFRIKSSVRKNVLRSKYKLREY from the exons atgccATGTGAGCACCGGGTTCAGGAAATGTCTGAAAGGCAGCTTTTAAATCAAAGTTGTCTCAAAGAGGGCAGTATGTCAGTCACAATGTCAAAACAGACCCTTTCTCAACACTGGAAAGAGTTTGTGTGTGGTGGTGGTTCGGCCTTCTGTAATATACTCATCAGTTATCCCTTAAACAAGCTCATATTTAGACAG ATGATGCATGGTGTAGAAGCAACATTTGCATTAAATCAACTCCAAAAGGAAGGCTTGGGCTATCTTTACAGAGGGATGTTGCCACCACTGCTACAGAGGTCTTTATCTATGTCTTTAATGTTCGGTGTCTATGATGAGTGCTTAGAACCTCTTTTGGATAAACAAATTAATCCATACCTCTCAAAAACGATTGCTGGTGTTGTTGCAGGATGTTTTGAAGCAACACTTATGCCTTTTGAAAGGCTCCAAACACTGCTTATACATCCAAAATACCATAGTCAATTTAAGAATACTGCTCATGCTGCTAGCCATATTTCAAACTTTCATGGTATAAAAGAATTTTATAGAGGACTCACTCCTATATTACTAAGGAATGGTCCATCCAATGcgttattctttattataagggatgaaattaaaataagaatgcCGAAACAAGAAAGTATTTTCTATGACAGTCTACAGAATTTTATTGCAGGAGCTTCAATAGGGGCATTTTTAAGTACTTTATTTTACccattaaatgtaattaaaataggaATGCAATGTGAACTTGGTGGACCCCACAGAACTATCATATATgagtttaattatatattacgcAAGAGAGGGTCCAAGTTTGGAAATTTTTACCATGGAGCCCTGCTTAATATAACCC AGTCACAGAGGCCAAAATTTCGCGACGACTACAGGTACGAGAAAGCATTTGATGCGTTTTACAAGTTGCACACTGAAGCCGTGGACTGGTACCAGGCTAGAATACGTTGCGAGGCGGAAGGGTCACAATTAATCGTGCCGGATTCGCTCGATGAAGCGGACAGTATTCCCCTTCTCATAGCTCCAATACTAACTAGATATGAAGGAGTATACGTCGGCATGCATGATTTATATTCTGAGAGATCTTTCGTTACAATTACAG GAAGTAGTCTACAAGACACAATCTTGGATCTTTTATGGGAACTAAAGCAGCCAGTCTACAACGGAGGCCGATGCGTGGCAATGCGTCGCAACGGAAGACTGTTCGTCCATCCCTGTTCCGATCATCTGCCATTTGCTTGTAAAATTCGAGCTGCCAatgttacatattatcaagaaTGCGATACTTATGACTCCC GCTGGAAATTGGGGCCGAACAATACATGCTATATTACGCATATAGAACCTCAAACTTGGTATGAAGCGTATTCCACCTGTTTATCAGCTGGAGGTCACTTGACAATATTGGATAGTAAGGAAGAGGCGGAATACATCCGAGATACATTCAAGCAAGTCGACCAGCATAAAACTCCTGGAGACCTGGCGTTTTTAGGTTTTAGTGATCTCTTTCAACGATATCACTATAGAACTGTTTTAG GTGAAACACTGAATGAGAAACAAGTAGATTGGGACTTCAAATGCCCCGGTAATTTCACAAAATTAGAGGACCGGTGTGGGGGTGTACGTCGCAGTGGTCTGTTGTCTACTAACAATTGTCTATTGCCGTCTATGTTTTTCTGTGAAAAACCCGCCAACGGTTCCTTTCGAATTAAGAGCAGTGTTCGCAAAAATGTACTCAGAAGTAAATATAAGTTACGAGAATATTAG
- the LOC123705735 gene encoding retinol dehydrogenase 12-like, whose protein sequence is MDYLSGWCKSKRRLDGYTVIITGCNTGIGKETTLDLYKRGAKIIMACRNTDKAEEAKADIIKKCESETETGSLVIEKLDLSSLNSVRECAFRILAKEDKINILINNAGIMMIPKGRTEDGFETQIGTNHFGHAMFTFLLLPRIIKSAPRPARIVNVASLAHFVSNVNVNDINLDQTWYGSVKAYGRSKSANILFARAIHLKLRERNINDVNTYSLHPGVVRTELGRNFFRGLIFGATWVFNNIISVFIKSPQCGAQTTIYCAIDEECANESGLYYSDCSKARRSSQCRNDSEALKLWDMTIEKLNLQKYDPLGDVDPTEDIFIQKV, encoded by the exons ATGGATTATTTAAGTGGTTGGTGCAAAAGCAAGAGGAGACTAGATGGATACACAGTTATTATCACAGGATGTAATACGGGAATTGGAAAGGAAACCACCCTGGATCTATATAAAAGGG gtgctaaaataataatggcaTGTCGTAACACCGACAAAGCAGAAGAAGCCAAAGcggatatcattaaaaaatgcGAGTCTGAGACAGAAACAGGATCCTTggttattgaaaaattagatttatcAAGTCTCAATTCTGTGAGAGAATGCGCTTTTAGGATATTGGCGAAAgaggacaaaataaacattttaataaacaatgcTGGTATCATGATGATACCAAAAGGACGGACTGAAGATGGCTTCGAGACACAGATAGGGACTAATCATTTTGGTCATGCTATGTTCACTTTTCTATTATTACCTCGTATTATAAAGAGTGCACCGCGACCGGCGAGAATTGTAAACGTCGCGTCTCTTGCGCATTTTG TTTCAAACGTAAACgttaatgatattaatttgGACCAAACTTGGTATGGATCAGTTAAGGCCTACGGTAGAAGCAAATCagctaatattttatttgcaagagCGATTCACCTTAAATTAAGG gaACGTAATATTAATGATGTGAACACATATAGCTTGCACCCAGGTGTTGTCCGCACTGAACTAGGCAGAAATTTTTTTAGGGGGTTAATTTTTGGTGCGACTTGggtgtttaataatattataagcgtATTCATAAAGTCACCTCAATGTGGCGCACAGACTACTATTTATTGTGCTATCGATGAGGAATGCGCAAACGAAAGTGGACTTTATTACAG tGATTGTTCTAAAGCAAGAAGATCCAGCCAATGTCGGAATGATTCAGAAGCTTTGAAATTATGGGATATgactattgaaaaattaaacctGCAGAAGTATGACCCTTTGGGAGACGTCGATCCAActgaagatatttttattcaaaaagtttAG
- the LOC123705733 gene encoding retinol dehydrogenase 12-like isoform X2: MDYLSGWCKSNRRLDGYTVIITGCNTGIGKETALDLYKRGAKIIMACRNTDKAEEAKADIIKKCESDTETGSLVIEKLDLSSLKSVRECAFRILAKEDKINILINNAGIMMIPKGRTEDGFETQIGTNHFGHAMFTFLLLPRIIKSSPARIVNVASLAHFVSNVNVNDINLDRTWYGSVKAYGRSKSANILFARAIHLKLRERNINDVNTYSLHPGVVRTEIGRNLYKGIIFGATWVFNNIISVFIKSPQCGAQTTIYCAIDEECANESGLYYSDCSKARRSSQCRNDSEALKLWDMTIEKLNLQKYDPLGDVDPTEDIFIQKV, from the exons ATGGATTATTTAAGTGGTTGGTGCAAAAGCAACAGGAGACTAGATGGATACACAGTTATTATCACAGGATGTAATACGGGAATTGGAAAGGAAACCGCCCTGGATCTATATAAAAGGG gtgctaaaataataatggcaTGTCGTAACACCGACAAAGCAGAAGAAGCCAAAGcggatatcattaaaaaatgcGAGTCTGACACAGAAACAGGATCATTggttattgaaaaattagatTTGTCAAGTCTCAAATCTGTGAGAGAATGCGCTTTTAGGATATTGGCGAAAGAagacaaaataaacattttaataaacaatgcTGGTATCATGATGATACCAAAAGGACGGACTGAAGATGGCTTCGAGACACAGATAGGGACTAATCATTTTGGTCATGCTATGTTCACTTTTCTATTATTACCTCGTATTATAAAAAGTTCACCGGCGAGAATTGTAAACGTCGCGTCTCTTGCGCATTTTG TTTCAAACGTGAACgttaatgatattaatttgGACCGAACTTGGTATGGATCAGTTAAAGCCTACGGTAGAAGCAAATCagctaatattttatttgcaagagCGATTCATCTTAAATTAAGG gaACGTAACATTAATGATGTGAACACATATAGCTTGCACCCAGGTGTTGTCCGCACTGAAATAGGCAGAAATTTATATAAGGGGATAATTTTTGGTGCGACTTGggtgtttaataatattataagcgtTTTCATAAAGTCACCTCAATGTGGCGCACAGACTACTATTTATTGTGCTATCGATGAGGAATGCGCAAACGAAAGTGGACTTTATTACAG TGATTGCTCTAAAGCAAGAAGATCCAGCCAATGTCGGAATGATTCAGAAGCTTTGAAATTATGGGATATgactattgaaaaattaaacctGCAGAAGTATGACCCTTTGGGAGACGTCGATCCAActgaagatatttttattcaaaaagtttag
- the LOC123705733 gene encoding retinol dehydrogenase 12-like isoform X1, which translates to MNKMDYLSGWCKSNRRLDGYTVIITGCNTGIGKETALDLYKRGAKIIMACRNTDKAEEAKADIIKKCESDTETGSLVIEKLDLSSLKSVRECAFRILAKEDKINILINNAGIMMIPKGRTEDGFETQIGTNHFGHAMFTFLLLPRIIKSSPARIVNVASLAHFVSNVNVNDINLDRTWYGSVKAYGRSKSANILFARAIHLKLRERNINDVNTYSLHPGVVRTEIGRNLYKGIIFGATWVFNNIISVFIKSPQCGAQTTIYCAIDEECANESGLYYSDCSKARRSSQCRNDSEALKLWDMTIEKLNLQKYDPLGDVDPTEDIFIQKV; encoded by the exons ACAAGATGGATTATTTAAGTGGTTGGTGCAAAAGCAACAGGAGACTAGATGGATACACAGTTATTATCACAGGATGTAATACGGGAATTGGAAAGGAAACCGCCCTGGATCTATATAAAAGGG gtgctaaaataataatggcaTGTCGTAACACCGACAAAGCAGAAGAAGCCAAAGcggatatcattaaaaaatgcGAGTCTGACACAGAAACAGGATCATTggttattgaaaaattagatTTGTCAAGTCTCAAATCTGTGAGAGAATGCGCTTTTAGGATATTGGCGAAAGAagacaaaataaacattttaataaacaatgcTGGTATCATGATGATACCAAAAGGACGGACTGAAGATGGCTTCGAGACACAGATAGGGACTAATCATTTTGGTCATGCTATGTTCACTTTTCTATTATTACCTCGTATTATAAAAAGTTCACCGGCGAGAATTGTAAACGTCGCGTCTCTTGCGCATTTTG TTTCAAACGTGAACgttaatgatattaatttgGACCGAACTTGGTATGGATCAGTTAAAGCCTACGGTAGAAGCAAATCagctaatattttatttgcaagagCGATTCATCTTAAATTAAGG gaACGTAACATTAATGATGTGAACACATATAGCTTGCACCCAGGTGTTGTCCGCACTGAAATAGGCAGAAATTTATATAAGGGGATAATTTTTGGTGCGACTTGggtgtttaataatattataagcgtTTTCATAAAGTCACCTCAATGTGGCGCACAGACTACTATTTATTGTGCTATCGATGAGGAATGCGCAAACGAAAGTGGACTTTATTACAG TGATTGCTCTAAAGCAAGAAGATCCAGCCAATGTCGGAATGATTCAGAAGCTTTGAAATTATGGGATATgactattgaaaaattaaacctGCAGAAGTATGACCCTTTGGGAGACGTCGATCCAActgaagatatttttattcaaaaagtttag